One window of Candidatus Tokpelaia hoelldoblerii genomic DNA carries:
- the serB gene encoding Phosphoserine phosphatase SerB (bhsal12560) produces the protein MSHSQPLVVTLIANPAQPVLDTTVADKAASAIHASAVYWLADTIACDIPVPDGTSATALYKTLRATLGSRPIDIVVQSVKSRRKKLLVADMDSTMIEQECIDELAEAMGLRGQVADITRRAMNGEIAFEPALRERVALLKGLSLPVIDRIIENHITLMPGGRALVQTMKANGAYTALVSGGFTLFTANIAAKLGFDEHHANTLSHDGEKLNGLVQEPILGKRAKLDTLLALCFKLGLTPDQAIAVGDGANDLAMLQTAGSGVALHARPIVAEAANIRIDHGDLSALLYLQGYRKTDFVS, from the coding sequence ATGTCGCACAGTCAGCCCCTTGTTGTCACACTCATCGCCAATCCGGCACAGCCGGTTCTTGATACCACCGTTGCCGATAAAGCCGCAAGCGCCATTCACGCAAGTGCGGTTTACTGGCTTGCTGATACCATCGCCTGCGATATACCGGTGCCAGACGGCACATCCGCCACCGCTCTCTATAAAACCCTGCGCGCAACACTCGGTTCCCGGCCTATTGATATTGTTGTGCAATCCGTTAAGTCCCGCCGTAAAAAACTGCTGGTTGCCGATATGGATTCCACCATGATCGAACAGGAATGCATTGATGAACTGGCGGAAGCCATGGGCTTGCGCGGGCAGGTGGCCGACATCACCCGCCGCGCCATGAATGGTGAAATCGCCTTTGAACCGGCGCTGCGTGAGCGGGTTGCACTGCTTAAAGGCTTATCCTTGCCTGTCATTGACAGGATAATTGAAAACCATATCACACTGATGCCGGGCGGGCGGGCGCTTGTTCAAACCATGAAGGCAAACGGCGCTTACACCGCGCTTGTTTCCGGCGGTTTTACCCTGTTCACTGCAAACATCGCCGCAAAACTTGGCTTTGATGAACATCACGCCAACACACTTTCTCATGACGGTGAAAAACTCAACGGCCTTGTGCAGGAACCAATCCTCGGCAAACGAGCCAAGCTTGATACGCTTCTCGCCCTGTGTTTCAAGCTTGGGCTTACCCCTGATCAGGCAATCGCTGTCGGCGATGGCGCGAATGATCTTGCCATGTTGCAGACAGCAGGATCAGGCGTGGCGCTTCATGCCAGGCCAATTGTCGCGGAAGCGGCAAACATACGCATTGATCATGGCGATTTGAGCGCCCTGCTTTACCTGCAAGGCTATCGGAAAACGGACTTTGTTTCATGA
- a CDS encoding hypothetical protein (bhsal12570): MAFQMLCAVRHTRVVETALLVFHHAKAVHNSDGARVVPHGETDDFSKLQRVKAICQQGAGGFCRIAPAPIFRQ, encoded by the coding sequence ATGGCGTTTCAGATGCTGTGTGCTGTCCGGCACACGCGGGTGGTCGAAACTGCCTTGCTGGTCTTCCACCATGCCAAGGCGGTGCATAACAGCGATGGAGCGCGTGTTGTTCCACACGGCGAAACTGACGATTTCAGCAAGCTTCAGCGTGTCAAGGCCATATGCCAGCAGGGCGCGGGCGGCTTCTGTCGCATAGCCCCTGCCCCAATATTCCGGCAATAA
- a CDS encoding Permease (bhsal12580) translates to MDKMNTLKKGLTKRHIMFIALGSAIGTGLFMGSGSAIRLAGPAVLIAYCIAGLAAFMVMRALGEMALHNPLPGSFGRYAGSYISPLAGFMTGWSYVFEMALVCVADITAFSAYMGFWYPEVAPWIWALGITLIIIAINLFAVKAYGELEFWLSLIKVAAIIGLIVAGAALIIFGFGSAQAQFPMTFSNLWTHGGWFATGGWGFVAAFSVVVFAFGGIEIIGLTAAEAQNAEKAIPKAINTIPFRILLFYVLALAVLMSMYPWDELIKIKDESPFVIIFEHQGFHYAAHIFNFVVITAAVSAVNSDIYGAGRMMHGLAQEGQAFKPLVHVSKTGVPTVAVLVILPVLLLGVVLNFYWHDQLFFLVAAMATFATVFVWLMILLSQFCMRLKMSPEERKSLKYPIPFWPAGPILAIVFMVFVIGLLGVIEETRPALYVGAIWVVWLAVCYGAIKYLDKGGRLVLKKTAVEKTKLLEEQDNWTLKNGEV, encoded by the coding sequence ATGGATAAGATGAATACATTGAAAAAAGGGCTGACCAAGCGGCATATTATGTTTATCGCGCTTGGCTCTGCTATCGGTACAGGACTTTTCATGGGTTCAGGCAGTGCGATCAGGCTTGCCGGGCCGGCGGTTCTGATCGCTTATTGTATTGCCGGCCTTGCTGCCTTTATGGTGATGCGGGCGCTTGGTGAAATGGCTCTGCATAATCCGCTGCCCGGGTCTTTCGGCCGGTATGCCGGTTCCTATATCTCGCCTTTGGCGGGTTTTATGACCGGGTGGAGTTATGTATTTGAAATGGCGCTGGTTTGTGTGGCTGATATCACCGCCTTTTCTGCCTATATGGGGTTCTGGTACCCCGAAGTCGCGCCATGGATATGGGCGCTGGGTATTACCCTGATTATTATTGCTATCAATCTTTTTGCCGTCAAAGCCTATGGCGAGCTTGAGTTCTGGCTTTCGCTTATCAAGGTTGCGGCGATTATCGGGCTGATTGTGGCGGGCGCGGCGCTTATCATTTTCGGTTTCGGCAGCGCCCAGGCGCAGTTTCCGATGACATTCAGCAATCTGTGGACACATGGCGGCTGGTTCGCCACCGGCGGCTGGGGATTTGTCGCCGCTTTCAGCGTGGTGGTTTTCGCCTTTGGCGGGATTGAGATTATCGGCCTGACGGCAGCGGAAGCGCAGAATGCTGAAAAGGCTATTCCCAAAGCCATCAATACAATTCCTTTCCGTATTCTGTTGTTTTATGTGCTGGCGCTGGCGGTCTTGATGTCAATGTATCCGTGGGATGAATTGATCAAGATTAAAGATGAAAGCCCGTTTGTCATTATCTTTGAACATCAGGGTTTTCATTATGCTGCGCATATTTTTAATTTTGTGGTGATTACGGCGGCTGTTTCTGCTGTTAACAGCGATATTTATGGCGCGGGACGCATGATGCACGGTCTGGCTCAGGAGGGCCAGGCTTTCAAACCGTTGGTCCATGTATCAAAAACCGGCGTACCTACGGTTGCGGTTCTGGTGATATTGCCGGTTCTGCTGTTAGGGGTGGTGCTGAATTTCTACTGGCATGACCAGCTTTTCTTCCTTGTGGCGGCTATGGCGACTTTTGCCACGGTGTTTGTCTGGCTGATGATCTTGCTGTCGCAATTCTGTATGCGGTTGAAAATGTCACCGGAAGAGCGCAAAAGCCTTAAATATCCTATACCGTTCTGGCCGGCCGGGCCGATTCTTGCCATTGTGTTCATGGTGTTTGTCATCGGCCTGCTGGGCGTTATCGAAGAAACCAGACCGGCGCTTTATGTCGGCGCCATATGGGTTGTGTGGCTGGCTGTCTGCTATGGGGCAATCAAATATCTGGATAAGGGTGGCCGGCTGGTTTTGAAAAAAACGGCTGTGGAAAAAACGAAGCTGCTGGAAGAACAGGACAACTGGACACTGAAAAACGGTGAGGTATAA
- a CDS encoding Permease for cytosine/purines uracil thiamine allantoin (bhsal12590): MTASNRLVEGRTIDRVPECERHGTAKNQFTLWMATTLQITAVVDGALAVVFGAEALAAIIGLLIGNCLGGIVMALHAVQGPRLGLPQMISSRAQFGVKGATLPLLLVIIMYLGFAATGTVLSGQAINLVAGVETPAFGMIVFGCLTGVIVVVGYRLIHWVGRFATMIACLGFGYILYRLFSVYAVAEAFGQKPFSIATFLTAVALAAGWQMTYAPYVADYSRYLPSQTSAAKTFWSTFLGAVIGSQIAMTFGVLIAALDPSFLANQIGVIGMLAGPALAAFTAYALIVLGKITVNSLNAYGGCMTMITAFSAFQNRNTVSKAVRIGCICSFIALSVLIGIWASADFLSRFKSFMLLLLTVFTPWSAINLIDYYLISKERVDIPALYDPKGRYGVYNIPALVCYAIGILVQVPFFNFAFYQGAIAKMLAGADISWLVALCVTSLFYYVWAKKTQSVPEQMVFSETGTAAFSPNG; the protein is encoded by the coding sequence ATGACGGCAAGTAACAGACTTGTTGAAGGGCGCACGATTGATCGTGTGCCGGAATGTGAGCGCCATGGCACAGCAAAAAACCAGTTTACACTCTGGATGGCGACAACCCTGCAAATTACCGCGGTGGTGGACGGGGCGCTGGCTGTTGTTTTCGGCGCGGAGGCGCTGGCCGCCATTATCGGCCTGTTGATTGGCAATTGTCTGGGCGGTATTGTCATGGCGCTGCATGCGGTACAGGGGCCAAGGCTCGGCCTGCCGCAGATGATATCAAGCCGGGCGCAATTCGGTGTCAAAGGCGCAACTTTGCCATTGCTGCTTGTTATCATTATGTATCTGGGGTTTGCGGCGACGGGCACAGTGCTTTCGGGACAGGCGATCAATCTTGTTGCCGGGGTTGAAACACCGGCGTTCGGCATGATTGTTTTCGGCTGTTTGACGGGTGTCATTGTTGTTGTCGGTTACCGGCTGATTCACTGGGTCGGGCGTTTTGCGACAATGATCGCCTGTCTTGGCTTTGGTTATATCCTTTACCGGCTGTTTTCTGTTTATGCAGTTGCTGAGGCGTTCGGCCAGAAACCGTTTTCCATTGCGACATTTTTGACCGCTGTTGCCCTCGCGGCCGGATGGCAGATGACCTATGCGCCCTATGTTGCCGATTATTCGCGCTATCTGCCCTCACAGACATCGGCGGCCAAAACTTTCTGGTCAACATTTCTGGGCGCAGTGATCGGTTCGCAAATCGCCATGACTTTCGGCGTGCTGATAGCGGCGCTTGATCCTTCGTTTCTTGCCAACCAGATTGGTGTTATCGGTATGCTGGCCGGGCCGGCCCTGGCTGCTTTTACCGCCTATGCGCTGATTGTCCTGGGCAAAATCACTGTTAATTCGCTCAATGCCTATGGCGGTTGCATGACGATGATCACCGCGTTCAGCGCATTTCAGAACCGCAATACTGTCAGCAAAGCGGTGCGGATAGGCTGTATTTGCAGCTTTATCGCCCTGTCTGTGCTGATCGGTATATGGGCAAGCGCTGATTTCTTGAGCCGGTTCAAGAGTTTCATGCTGTTGCTGTTGACGGTGTTTACGCCATGGAGCGCAATCAATCTGATTGATTATTACCTGATTTCCAAGGAGCGCGTTGATATTCCGGCGCTGTATGACCCCAAGGGCAGATATGGCGTTTATAATATTCCGGCGCTTGTGTGTTATGCGATCGGTATTCTGGTGCAGGTGCCGTTTTTCAATTTTGCGTTTTATCAGGGCGCAATTGCCAAAATGCTGGCAGGGGCGGATATTTCCTGGCTTGTTGCTTTATGTGTTACATCACTGTTTTACTATGTTTGGGCAAAGAAAACGCAGAGTGTGCCCGAGCAGATGGTTTTTTCTGAAACCGGTACGGCGGCATTTTCTCCAAATGGATGA
- the hutD gene encoding Histidine uptake and utilization protein (bhsal12600), with amino-acid sequence MQWLKAAGYKTMPWKNGGGETREIACAQGRDGGFGWRLSMATIAQSGPFSSFTDIDRSIALVKGDGVALDVEGKEVVLDKDAGVYAFDGGAAVSARCLGGVTTDLNMMTRRGDFRHLMQRLCVNGETQLANTADQTFVVFADAAIAHTGNEELAVGAGDTLILLEDQKIWVTMAQKPVTLFMIALWKE; translated from the coding sequence ATGCAATGGTTGAAAGCGGCCGGTTATAAAACCATGCCATGGAAAAATGGTGGTGGTGAAACCCGCGAAATCGCATGTGCTCAGGGGCGCGATGGCGGGTTTGGCTGGCGGCTGAGCATGGCAACCATTGCTCAATCAGGGCCGTTTTCCTCCTTTACTGATATTGACCGCTCCATCGCCCTGGTCAAGGGCGACGGGGTGGCGCTTGATGTGGAAGGCAAAGAGGTTGTCCTTGATAAGGACGCCGGTGTTTATGCCTTTGACGGTGGTGCGGCGGTTTCCGCGCGCTGCCTTGGCGGGGTGACAACAGATCTTAACATGATGACACGGCGCGGGGACTTCCGCCATCTGATGCAGCGGTTGTGCGTGAACGGAGAAACACAGCTCGCGAATACAGCTGATCAGACTTTCGTTGTGTTTGCAGATGCTGCAATTGCCCATACCGGCAATGAAGAGCTGGCGGTAGGGGCCGGGGATACCCTGATTTTGTTGGAAGACCAAAAAATTTGGGTGACAATGGCGCAAAAACCTGTAACGCTGTTTATGATCGCTTTGTGGAAGGAATAA
- a CDS encoding Urocanate hydratase (bhsal12610): MNEINSRHNAREIRAPQGNTLSAKSWLTEAPLRMLMNNLDPDVAENPHELVVYGGIGRAARNWAAYDKIVETLSSLEEDETLMVQSGKPVGVFKTHKDAPRVLIANSNIVPHWANWQHFNELDKKGLMMYGQMTAGSWIYIGTQGIVQGTYETFVEAGRRHYNGELKGRWVLTAGLGGMGGAQPLAAVMAGASCLAIECNPDSIDFRLRTRYVDEKAETLDEALAMIDEWTKKGEAKSVALLGNAAEILPEMVRRGIHPDMVTDQTSAHDPVNGYLPAGWTMEQWKEKRVSDPEGVEKAARAAMKMHVKAMLDFHHAGIPTFDYGNNIRQMALEEGLENAFDFPGFVPAYIRPLFCRGIGPFRWAALSGDPEDIYKTDRKVKELIPDDKHLHNWLDMARERIAFQGLPARICWVGLGERHRLGLAFNEMVRNGELSAPVVIGRDHLDSGSVSSPNRETEAMQDGSDAVSDWPLLNALLNTASGATWVSLHHGGGVGMGFSQHSGMVICCDGSEDAARRLGRVLWNDPATGVMRHADAGYDLALDCAREHQLRLPGILGN, encoded by the coding sequence ATGAACGAAATCAATTCACGCCACAACGCCCGTGAAATCCGTGCGCCACAGGGCAACACCCTGTCGGCCAAAAGCTGGCTGACAGAAGCGCCGTTGCGCATGCTGATGAACAATCTTGACCCGGATGTTGCTGAAAATCCGCATGAACTGGTGGTGTATGGCGGCATTGGCCGCGCTGCCCGCAACTGGGCGGCTTATGACAAGATTGTTGAAACCCTGAGCTCGCTGGAAGAGGATGAAACCCTGATGGTGCAGTCGGGCAAGCCGGTCGGGGTTTTTAAAACCCATAAGGATGCACCCCGTGTGCTGATTGCCAATTCCAACATTGTGCCGCATTGGGCAAACTGGCAACATTTTAACGAACTCGATAAAAAAGGCCTGATGATGTATGGCCAGATGACAGCGGGGTCATGGATTTACATCGGCACGCAGGGAATTGTGCAGGGCACGTATGAAACCTTTGTCGAGGCGGGGCGGCGCCATTATAACGGTGAGTTGAAAGGGCGCTGGGTGCTGACCGCGGGCCTTGGCGGCATGGGCGGGGCGCAGCCGCTGGCCGCCGTCATGGCGGGGGCGTCATGCCTTGCCATTGAATGCAACCCCGACAGCATCGATTTCCGCCTGCGCACCCGCTATGTCGATGAAAAGGCCGAAACGCTCGATGAAGCGCTGGCGATGATTGATGAATGGACCAAAAAGGGTGAGGCCAAATCAGTGGCCCTGCTTGGCAATGCGGCGGAAATTCTGCCCGAAATGGTGCGCCGCGGTATCCACCCCGATATGGTGACAGACCAGACTTCAGCGCATGACCCGGTCAACGGCTATCTGCCGGCCGGCTGGACAATGGAACAGTGGAAAGAAAAGCGGGTGTCCGACCCGGAAGGGGTGGAAAAAGCAGCCCGCGCTGCGATGAAGATGCACGTCAAGGCAATGCTTGATTTTCATCATGCGGGGATTCCGACCTTTGACTATGGCAACAATATCCGGCAGATGGCGCTGGAAGAGGGCCTTGAAAACGCTTTTGATTTTCCGGGCTTTGTGCCGGCCTATATCCGCCCGCTGTTCTGCCGCGGTATCGGCCCGTTCCGCTGGGCGGCGCTTTCGGGTGACCCGGAAGATATCTATAAAACCGACCGGAAGGTGAAAGAGCTCATCCCCGATGACAAACATCTGCATAACTGGCTGGATATGGCGCGTGAGCGCATTGCCTTTCAGGGCTTGCCGGCGCGTATCTGCTGGGTGGGCCTGGGCGAGCGCCACCGTCTTGGCCTTGCCTTTAATGAAATGGTGAGGAATGGCGAGCTTTCCGCGCCGGTTGTCATTGGCCGTGATCATCTGGACTCCGGTTCTGTTTCCTCACCCAACCGGGAAACGGAAGCGATGCAGGACGGTTCGGACGCAGTGTCTGACTGGCCGCTGCTCAACGCCTTGCTCAACACTGCGTCAGGTGCGACATGGGTGTCATTGCACCATGGCGGCGGTGTCGGTATGGGGTTCAGCCAGCATTCAGGCATGGTTATCTGCTGTGATGGCAGTGAAGATGCGGCGCGGCGGCTTGGCCGTGTGCTGTGGAATGATCCGGCAACCGGCGTCATGCGTCATGCGGATGCGGGTTATGATCTTGCCCTTGACTGCGCCCGCGAGCACCAGTTGCGTCTGCCCGGTATTCTGGGCAACTGA
- the hutG gene encoding N-formylglutamate amidohydrolase (bhsal12620) gives MKVFEVKRGASPLILGMPHTGTWVPDDIAACLNDNGRLLADTDWHIEQLYDGLVDDVTTVRAVFHRYCIDANRDPSGASLYPGQNTTTLVPLTDFDGRDIWENAPDEAETERRKQTFHMPYHQALQAEIERVKALHGFAVLYDCHSIRSHIPFLFEGRLPDFNVGTNNGETATPQIEQAVMAVLERSSGYSHILNGRFKGGWTTRHYGRPQEKVYALQMELAQATHLGSETPPFAYDGEKARRLRTHLQAVLLAVRQAAQG, from the coding sequence ATGAAGGTGTTTGAGGTAAAGCGAGGCGCTTCGCCGCTGATACTCGGCATGCCGCATACCGGCACCTGGGTGCCGGACGATATTGCTGCCTGTCTCAACGACAATGGCCGTCTTCTGGCTGATACCGACTGGCATATCGAGCAGCTTTATGACGGGCTTGTTGATGATGTGACAACGGTGCGGGCGGTTTTCCACCGTTATTGCATTGATGCCAACCGGGACCCTTCCGGTGCAAGCCTTTATCCGGGACAGAACACGACAACGCTGGTGCCGCTCACGGATTTTGACGGGCGCGATATATGGGAAAACGCCCCTGATGAGGCGGAAACAGAACGGCGCAAACAGACATTCCATATGCCCTACCATCAGGCCCTGCAGGCAGAGATTGAACGGGTCAAGGCCCTGCATGGTTTTGCGGTTCTTTATGACTGCCATTCCATCCGTTCGCATATTCCGTTTTTGTTTGAAGGCAGATTGCCGGATTTCAATGTCGGCACCAATAACGGTGAAACCGCAACCCCGCAGATTGAACAGGCGGTGATGGCGGTGCTTGAGCGCAGCAGTGGCTACAGCCATATTTTAAACGGGCGTTTCAAAGGCGGCTGGACAACGCGCCATTATGGCCGCCCGCAGGAAAAAGTTTATGCCTTGCAGATGGAGCTGGCGCAGGCAACGCATCTTGGTTCGGAAACCCCGCCTTTTGCCTATGACGGGGAAAAAGCCCGGCGCCTGAGAACACATCTGCAAGCTGTGTTGCTTGCGGTGAGGCAGGCGGCGCAGGGTTAG
- the hutH gene encoding Histidine ammonia-lyase (bhsal12630), giving the protein MTILLSPGKVILNDLADVYWNGTAARLDPANDAAIKKGAARIAEISVGNEPVYGVNTGFGKLASIKIPSSDVTTLQRNLILSHCCGIGAPLPENIVRLIMTLKLVSLGRGASGVRLELVRLIEAMLEKGVVPLIPEKGSVGASGDLAPLAHMAAVMMGEGEAFYHGERMSGKSALEKAGLDPVVLAAKEGLALINGTQTSTALALAGLFRAWRALCNALVTGALSTDAAMGSTAPFHPDIHTLRGHYGQIATARTLRLLLEGSAIRNSHTQNDERVQDPYCIRCQPQVDGACLDLLLAAAATLQTEANAVTDNPLVLSDDSVISGGNFHAEPVAFAADQIAIAICEIGAIAQRRIALLVDPALSYGLPAFLAAKPGLNSGLMIAEVTSAALMSENKQMAHPASVDSTPTSANQEDHVSMACHGARRLLAMSDNLFAILGIEALAGAQGVTFRAPLKTSPLLEKVIARIHDAVPVLEVDRYMADDLAAMSHMIAQGKILGALPADAVPVLEVGR; this is encoded by the coding sequence ATGACAATTCTTTTATCCCCGGGGAAAGTAATATTAAACGACCTTGCAGATGTTTACTGGAACGGCACAGCGGCGAGGCTGGATCCGGCCAATGATGCGGCCATTAAAAAAGGCGCGGCCCGTATTGCGGAAATTTCTGTCGGCAATGAGCCGGTTTACGGGGTGAATACCGGTTTTGGCAAACTGGCGTCAATCAAAATTCCCAGTTCTGATGTTACAACGCTGCAACGCAATCTTATCCTGTCTCATTGTTGCGGGATCGGCGCGCCCTTGCCGGAAAATATCGTCCGGCTGATTATGACACTCAAGCTTGTATCCCTTGGCCGTGGCGCGTCCGGCGTGCGGCTTGAACTGGTGCGGCTGATTGAAGCGATGCTGGAAAAAGGCGTTGTCCCGCTTATCCCTGAAAAAGGTTCTGTCGGCGCGTCTGGCGACCTTGCCCCGCTGGCGCATATGGCGGCGGTGATGATGGGTGAGGGCGAGGCGTTTTATCATGGTGAGCGCATGAGCGGTAAAAGCGCGCTGGAAAAAGCCGGGCTTGACCCCGTGGTGCTGGCAGCCAAGGAAGGGCTGGCGCTGATTAACGGTACGCAGACGTCTACAGCTCTGGCGCTGGCCGGGCTGTTCCGCGCCTGGCGCGCCTTGTGTAACGCGCTGGTGACCGGGGCATTGTCAACGGATGCCGCGATGGGGTCCACCGCGCCGTTCCACCCTGATATTCACACTCTGCGCGGTCATTACGGGCAGATTGCCACCGCACGCACTTTGCGCCTGCTGCTTGAGGGTTCGGCTATCCGTAATAGCCATACGCAGAATGATGAGCGCGTGCAGGACCCGTATTGTATCCGCTGCCAGCCGCAGGTTGACGGCGCCTGCCTTGATCTGTTGCTGGCAGCCGCGGCAACCCTGCAGACAGAGGCCAATGCCGTGACGGATAATCCGCTAGTGCTCAGCGATGACAGCGTTATCTCCGGCGGCAATTTCCATGCCGAACCGGTGGCTTTCGCCGCTGACCAGATTGCCATTGCCATTTGCGAGATCGGCGCGATTGCCCAGCGGCGTATCGCCTTGCTGGTTGATCCGGCGCTTTCCTACGGGCTGCCGGCATTTCTGGCCGCCAAGCCCGGCCTTAATTCCGGGCTGATGATTGCGGAAGTGACGTCTGCGGCGCTGATGTCGGAAAACAAGCAGATGGCGCATCCGGCTTCGGTTGATTCCACCCCGACATCCGCCAATCAGGAAGACCATGTGTCCATGGCCTGCCATGGTGCGCGCCGCCTGCTGGCGATGAGCGACAATCTGTTTGCCATTCTTGGCATTGAGGCGCTGGCCGGTGCGCAGGGCGTTACCTTCCGCGCGCCGTTGAAAACCAGCCCGCTGCTGGAAAAGGTCATTGCGCGTATTCATGATGCTGTGCCGGTGCTTGAGGTTGACCGTTATATGGCCGATGATCTGGCGGCTATGAGCCATATGATAGCACAGGGCAAAATTCTCGGCGCTTTGCCTGCTGATGCTGTGCCGGTTCTGGAGGTGGGCAGATGA
- the hutI gene encoding Imidazolonepropionase (bhsal12640), translating to MTNGATDLLSRMSGTGEYLVKNARLMTMAPQRGAPQEGLGIVEEGAVLVRDGKIVFAGEEKAAPQVTAQCETIDVGGRWVSPGLIDCHTHVVYGGNRAKEFEMRLEGASYEAIARAGGGIVSTVRATRKLSVDELVATALPRVDALLAEGVTTMEIKSGYGLSLETELNMLRAARRIGELRPVRVRTSCLTAHALPEEYKGRADDYITDVVLPVIETAHAQGLVDAVDGFCENIAFSPEQMARVFDKAKASGLPVKLHAEQLSNLGGAKLAASYHALSADHLEYLDEAGVAAMAEAGTVAVLLPGAFYTIHETQKPPVAALRKARVPIALATDCNPGTSPLTSLLLTMNMAATLFSLRVDECLRAVTRHAAQALGLQASCGTLEAGKCADLAVWDIAEPAELVYRIGFNPLYARFISSQSL from the coding sequence ATGACAAATGGTGCAACAGATTTGTTATCCCGAATGTCGGGAACGGGGGAGTATCTTGTCAAAAATGCCCGGTTGATGACCATGGCCCCGCAAAGGGGGGCGCCGCAGGAGGGGCTTGGCATTGTCGAGGAGGGGGCGGTCCTTGTCCGTGATGGAAAAATTGTTTTTGCCGGTGAGGAAAAGGCAGCACCACAGGTAACAGCGCAATGTGAAACCATTGATGTCGGCGGGCGCTGGGTGTCGCCCGGCCTGATTGACTGCCACACCCATGTTGTCTATGGCGGCAACCGGGCGAAAGAATTTGAAATGCGGCTTGAAGGCGCTTCTTATGAGGCGATAGCGCGTGCCGGCGGCGGCATTGTTTCCACCGTGCGCGCCACGCGGAAGCTGTCGGTTGATGAACTGGTCGCCACTGCCCTGCCGCGGGTGGATGCCCTGCTTGCTGAAGGCGTCACCACCATGGAAATCAAATCCGGTTACGGGCTGTCGCTGGAAACCGAACTCAATATGCTGCGCGCCGCGCGCCGGATTGGTGAACTGCGCCCTGTCCGTGTCCGGACGAGTTGCCTTACGGCGCATGCCCTGCCGGAAGAGTATAAGGGGCGGGCGGATGATTATATTACAGATGTTGTTCTGCCGGTGATTGAAACAGCGCATGCGCAAGGGCTGGTGGACGCTGTTGACGGCTTTTGTGAAAACATCGCCTTTTCGCCGGAACAGATGGCGCGGGTGTTTGACAAGGCAAAAGCTTCAGGTCTGCCGGTAAAACTCCATGCCGAGCAATTGAGCAATCTGGGCGGAGCAAAACTGGCGGCCTCTTATCATGCGCTGTCGGCTGACCATCTGGAATATCTCGATGAAGCCGGTGTTGCAGCAATGGCCGAAGCAGGAACGGTCGCAGTGCTGCTGCCCGGGGCGTTCTATACCATTCATGAAACACAAAAGCCGCCTGTTGCGGCCTTGCGCAAAGCGCGGGTGCCGATTGCGCTGGCGACAGATTGCAACCCGGGCACTTCACCGCTCACCTCGCTGCTTTTGACCATGAATATGGCGGCAACGCTGTTTTCATTGCGGGTGGATGAATGTTTGCGCGCTGTGACGCGGCATGCGGCGCAGGCGCTGGGTTTGCAGGCAAGCTGCGGCACGCTTGAAGCGGGTAAATGCGCTGATCTGGCCGTGTGGGATATTGCCGAGCCTGCAGAGCTTGTTTACCGCATCGGCTTTAATCCGCTTTATGCCCGTTTTATTTCATCGCAATCTTTATAG